The DNA window ccactttcgtaCTGAGCAAGTCagttcctgctttaatttttgcttgtaagcaggaatcaggaggacagaattatggtcagatttaacaaatggagggtgagggatagctttgtatgagtctctgtgtgtggagtaaaggtggtctagagtttccCCCCCCCTCTGGTTccacgtgacatgctggtagaaacgaggtgaaacggatttcagttttgcctgcattaaagtccccggccgctaggagcgccgcctctggatgaccattttattgtttgcttatggccttatatagctggttgagtgcggtcttagtgccagtatcggtttgtggtggtaaatagacagctacgaataatagttaatttctttgccacatatttagcagttttactttactgccttattgcaaacaggacacgttttggaatatttcttattctgtataggcttccttcttttcgctctgtcatttaggttagcattgtggagtaactacaatgttgttgatccatcctcagttttctccgatcacagccattaaactgtgtaACTGTtcttctttgcgaagcattggaaaacttccctggtctttgtagttgaataggtttcaaattcactgcttgactgagggaccttacatatatgTGTGGGgtttgtatgtgtgaggtacagagatgatcATGTTTATTATGTGACacgttaagcacatgtttactctATGCTTGCCATAAagtgtttgaatacttattgactcgacatttcagcttttcatttttaattaatttaattAACATTTTGAataacattatggagtattgtgtacaggccagtgacacaaaatcaatttaatccattttaaattcaggctggaacaaaatgtggaaaaagtcaaagggtgtgaatactttgtaaAGGCTCTGTACATACACAAAACAAACCCAGAAAGTGACCGTAGCAACCCACCTGGTGTGGCGGATGAGCCAAAAGCGGGCGTGGAGTTGGCTTGCTGGTCGAACACAGGTACAGAGTTGGCCTTCCCTCCGAAGGCAGGGGGCTGGGAGGCCGTGGCAGGGAAGGGGGACGGGGTGGGAGAACCAAACGCAGGGGCATTGGGCTGGGAGGTACCCTGACCAAAGGTAGGAGCTTGTCCCGACCCAAAgccagaggaggaggcagggctgAATACAAACGGAGCAGGGGCTGCTgatggagctggagagagacaagttgataacatttcaaccaacaacaaaaaacagaaaaaaaaaagAGCGCTTAAGTGGAAAAACATCTTGGGTCAACTATTGATCATTGCAGTCAACAGCTACACGTATTAGATCAAGAGAAGTGAACAGAAAACGCACAACATTATCAATTCACATTAGTAAAAGCCTTCCTGTGGCAACATTCGGGGTGTAAAAAAACAATGTTCCTTGAAAATAAGTCCTAAAAAGAACCAACCTGTAGATGAGGCAGTGGAGAGCGGTGCCGCTCCAAAAGCGAAGGAGGGAGCAGCAGTGTTAGGTCCAGACCCAAACAGGAAGGGTTGAGCTGGGCCAGGGTTCAGGGAAGCTGCAGGGGCAGGCAGGCTGTCCTGACTCTGCCCAAACAAGAAGGACTTGGCTGGGGTGGCCTCACTGGAGGCACTCTGCCCGAACAGGAAAGTACTGGGGGCCGGGATAGGGGCTGGGGTAGTGCTGCTGGTGGGCCCAAACAGCCTGGGGGCAGGGGTGGTGgaagtagaggtggtggtggttgcCATGAACCCAAACGCTGGCTTTGAGGCTGCAGTATCTgcaagaaaaacaacaaaaacgactGAAGTAAAGAATGATTGGTTTAGGTGCAGACAGTGTGTACATTcacaaaaaaaagtataatcATTTTATAGTAGAACATCCATTTAAAGAATTGACAAATACAAAATTAGTTAATAATAACATGAACTAACTATTGCAGCGTATCCCTCCCACCTGTAGCGCTTTGCCCAAAGCTGAATGAGGGCTTAGGGGCTTTTGCTGCTGGGGTCTCACTGTCTGCCAGCTTCCCAAAGGTGAAGGTAGGTGCTTTGGGCTGGTCTGCAGATGGATCTACCATAAAGAAGGAAAAGCCTCCAGGGGGAGCCGATGCCTCCGCCTCTTTACTAGCAGCACTGAACAGGAACCCAGACCCCATAGAGGCCTCCTTCTCAGACTTCCCAATGGTGAAAGGGTCCTGGTCTTTCTCTAGCGATTCCTCAAATATGCTGCCCCCTAGTGGTGTGGCCAGGGCAGGAGGCTCAGCCAGCTTCCCAAAAATAGGATCTGCTGCTGTTGTGGTAGTAGTTTCTGTAGAAGCTCCACTGTCGTTCTCTGTAGAGACAGGAAGGCTTAAAGTAGAGGTGGTGGTTGTTGGTTTTGATAGTCCAAAGAACCCCCCGTCTGAGGGTTTGCTCTCCGTGCTAGCAGCTGCTGCAGTGCCGAACGAGATCCCACCGCTAATGCCAAATCTGAACCCGGCACCCATACTGGGGGCTTCAGCCGTCTTCCCCTCGTCCGCTGCAGGGGTGGAAGCAGTGGATGCTCCAAACTTGAAGCCCTCTGTGGAGCTGCCGAATTTGAAGCCTGCAGAGCTGCTGGTGTCTGTTGAGGTGGTGTCTGATGAGGCAGCTGCACCGAATTTGAAGCCCCCTGAAGAGGAGTCAGAGAGGGTGCCGCCGAATTTGAAGCCCCCAGAACCAGAGGCAGAGTCCGATGACGCCCCCATGTCAAACTTGAATCCACCTGAGCCGGTGTCAGACAAGGACTGGATACCAAATGACGAGGAACCGAATGCTGAAAGAGACAGAGGATCACATTAATTAACTACTTCAGTAttctgtataaaaaaaaaaaaagtatcacAAATTTCCTTAGCCTAGTTCAGGCTTCACATCTCTCCTCACTAATATCAAAGATCTTGCTACAATGACAAAGCCCTCTAACGAAGCCTCTATAACACACAAAGATGGCAGTTGACAGCTGTACGTACATTTAGGCTCTACTTTAGCCCCAGGCTTGAGGGTCTGACAGGCCACACACGCCTGGTCTGCTCCCTTGTTCTGAACACAGCACACGTCACACTCCCACGCTCCATCTGGCTTCTTGAACTGGGCCCCAAAGCCTAGTAGAGGAGTGGTGCTGACAGGGGCGGGAGTTAGAGATGGAGTCGCTGCCGTCCCTCCTGTTAGGTAGATGAAGATATGAGCGATAAGCAAAAATGTATACATTAATTTGCACCAGATTTCTTTAAAATCTTCTGATGCAAAATGAACAGTGGGCCAAGATAGCAGTATTGAGACAAATTCTCTCAATGGCAACTTCATGAGAAAAAAACACTAAGCAAAAAAACAAGACACCAGGTTGTTCTCTCTTCTCATTACCTGGCTTAGTGCTCATACAGGAAACACACTTGATGTCCTGCGCCTTGTTCTGCACCATGCACATGTCACACTCCCACGCTCCCTCTGGCTTCTTAAACTTGTCCCCGAAACCCAAGAGGGGGGCAGCAGCGGGCAGAGTCTTAGCCTCCGAGAAGGCATGCAGGGTCAGTGTGGCTTTAACTCCAGTCCCAGGCTTGGCTGTCTCACAGGCCACACATTTGACCGCTTGAGGCTTGTTCTGAACCAGACAAGTGTCACAGTCCCAGCTTCCCGCAGACTTTGTGAACAGGGCTTCAAAACcagctgcagttgtagtggtggAACCCTCCAGCCCGGACAGCGTTGTGAACTGTTCACTGTCGGTCTTCGCTAAAGTAGAGTTTGGATGTGGGGTCATACAGGCCACATACTTTGTGGCAGTGGGTTTATTCTTCACCATGCAGACGTCACAGTCCAAGGAGCCTGTGGGCGCTTTGAACAAGTCCCCAAgggagggggtggtggtggtggtggacaggGCTGGGGTCTCCTGGGGGGCTTTGGGGACAGGGGAGGTCTGAGTAAAAGGAACGGCAAACCCTATGGGAAAGAGATGGGGTTAAAAACCACCCTAAAACCAGAAATGAATATAAAGACACTATTTGAAAATACACTCATTTAAACCCACCATTAAAAAAGAGCCACAACACTGTCATGACAGATTACATAAGTAACGACAAATGATGGCAAATGACTTGTAAGTCGtataagagagagagatcaggttaAGCATTAATAGAAACGTCAAGGTTCTGTATTCATGTTTCCGTCATTCTCACCAGGTCCTTTGAGGAGCTCCAGCACACTGCCCTGTTTCAAAATCTTGGCTGGTTTAAACGGCCCTTCAAACTCCTCCATGCTCTCACTGGCAGCATGCTTCACTACAGAGACACCAATGGAAACAGAAGACAACCATTAGCTATGAAATTGGTTTCCCTTTACATCAAGGCTTGGATCTTGTTCCATTCCCGAAAGTGATCCACGCTTACCTGCTGCCACTACTGGGGTGACCATCTTCCCGTTGGATAGTGACAGACCCGTTTTCACTACAGGTGCACTGAAGGTAAATCCAGACTAAGAGACAGAACATGGTCAACATCTCATCATTGTTGAATGTCAGAACAGAAACAATATTCTACGGGGGTCACAGTGTCATCATAGCAGGTATACTCAAGCTGCGGGACTTACAGACGGGGATAAGGACGGTGGGCTAGCAGCAGTTGTCATGACAATAGGGGAGGAGAAAGTGaaaggtgtggagggaggggtagagggggctGTAGTCGGTGGCAcctgaaagacagacagacttcaTGGTCATTAGGATGGACACTAAACACATTTGGATACATTGAAATAAAGCCAACTGAAGATATTAAAAGTCAATGGccgtgtaccaaatggcaccaaaaatagtgcacttcttttaagCAGGGCCCTATTGTGCCAAAAGTAATGCACTTTTAAGGGAATAAGGTGCCCTATGGACACAGTCAAATGGAGCTGGACGGACCTCGTTAATGACGGGCTCCACCAGGACAGGTGTGGTCGTGACAACAGGCTTGGGGAAGCTGGGCAGACTGATTGATGTGTTGGCCGGCAGGGCCGGTAGCTCAGCAATCTGAAGAGAGGAGTCAGAGTGTAGAAAACCGTTAGCAGTACTATACATTAACCAGAATATCTCTACTACACATAGCGGCATATGGCAGTAATTGCCTTGAACAATTAGACAATGGTTTCAACCCAACCACCCAGAAACATTTCAGAACCAACCAATCATTTATTGCCTGGATCACAAACTTCTCGCCAGACAGAATAGAAGGGGTCATATAGATAAGAGATGTGTACCCACCTCGTCTTCAGGTCGTTTGGACGAGGGTCTTGTGCTGGTCCTCTCCCTCTTCATCTTCCCTCCTCCTGACCCTGTGCTGCTTGTTGCAGGAGTGCTGGACAGAGGGTAGGTGGGCAGGCTGCTGCTTGTGCTTTGACAAGGACCTGCCACTGCTTCAGGAATCAGAGGGGATTGTCTTGTgggctggagaggagggagtaaaGGGTAGGGTTAAACATGAAGCATAAATATGTCTGGTTCTATGGACTGGCTGTAATTTGGAAAGCAACTATATGGAATAAAACAACTTCAGCTTGTTAAGGCTTCTACACATCTATCCAACTGGATGCGTTTTAAAGAATCAGCCCGGTGTGTAGTCTCAGTTGGTAGGGCTGGGCTATACGGCCTACAAATCCTATCTAGATTTTTTCAAACTTATGTGCGATGCACAATATAaagtataaccccccccccccatgtctaaaTAAGCTTTGTTTCACAATCAAAGGTCAATACACCACAATTCAAAACAGCCAGGAATAATcaaatgaattcagggcttgtaaaatcatacctaggctaaatataagccttccacaagcataacttaattatttattttatcaaaatagtttaacctgcttttttttgcaataatcactgatctggctttcaagtatGTCTATGAAAATGCCATTTTTGAACAACGCACATCCACTAATGACGACACACTTCTggtagcaggcattatagaacATTAACACAGGTCACAATCTCAAGCCCATGTATTTAAAgtctagccaacttggatctaacTTGCTtgctaaaaaaacaaaaaacaggacAGTTGAACTATTATGAACACACCCTCCTGTCCGCcaccaactgtttgaacagcctGTTCACTTTGTTTAGATGTTGAAATCCAGCATCCTACCTGGATAAGGAGATTTCTAAGAATGACAaagagttgccaattccttacaTAAATGCGTCTTTTCATgctcattgcacatttataaaacacaaacTAGACAGCTAGCGAATAAGCCTGTGGCTAAGAAGCTGCTAGAGGTACGTGGCACCGCAATGCCACGCGtgacaaactgagcattcatttcCCACAATCATGTTCATTGATGCTCTCGTTTTAGAAGGGTCTGCTCTGGTTCTACATTTTGAGAGATGAGGCATTTACAAACATCTCAtccattacagtaaaataacattaagcgtttctgtctccatatgaccTATTCTTTTGAACAGAACCTCAAATAGCGAGTTTAAAACTGCTTGTTGTCAGAGGAAGAAGTTCTTGGTCATTGTGATGAAGGGCAGAGGCTTGGTGTCTGTGTGCGAGTGGGAAGGTGCACAGTGCACACAGAACAAAGGAGACGAGACCAAACACACATAAAACCAAACGAAAAATGAAtgcgatacaggcatttggaacatGACACCAAAACATACATTCAAATTAATTAACTTGATATaaatcgcccagccctagttgcTGGTCATCATAATTGGTCCCAATTCAACATGTAGAAACAGCCATAGAGAGTCTGATTTGGGGGTAAACTTCAACACATCGATAGTTAAGTTGGCTGTAGTTGTATGGATGCCTAGAAGCCATTAGGTGACTAAtctggaggtggtggagggggtcCTCACCGTGCCTCCGGGGGTCTGGGTCAGGCCCCCGGGGGTCAGAGAGGGCCTGAAGGACATTGAGCGGCTCCCAGACACCAACGCTGCAGCCGGGATAACCAATTTCTGGACTGGGGGGAGGGGAGAGTCCAGCTGGAGGGGAACACACAGAAAAGTAATAAATATTCAAAACAATGTGTCCCAGGCACACACGAATACAAACATTTTAAAAGTCCATCACTGGCAGCATTTGGTAAGCTAACACACCCACACCCCTCCCTGCTCCATTTTAACCTATTCTAGCAATGTGGGTCAACACACAAGTTAACCTGTTTCTACATATGCATTGCTtgcagtttggggttttaggctgggtttctgtatagcactttggtGATGTAACAAGGGcttta is part of the Salmo trutta chromosome 34, fSalTru1.1, whole genome shotgun sequence genome and encodes:
- the LOC115173993 gene encoding nuclear pore complex protein Nup153 isoform X3, which produces MADTGGGKIRSRRYHIASKPYAKSKQQQSGLISRVTDTVKSIVPSWMQKYFTNGETAEGGGAMLGEEPNSQAPPNGSEELDPLPDGWDSAEPATSNTEPSTSRVSLNFQDVLSRPPLNRSHLHFPSLDASPALGRPSSLFSQPSTSSAPFAGGPFAGASTSFSLVKEIKDNSSQHEDDNISTTSGFSSRASEKDVPNFKTTLLPQLCSLEMDRTHSGPQQSQSSLKKPAFNLSVFGTSSTSTLSSSVLNASQLGDSPFYPGKTTYGGAAAVRTARSRTATPYQAPLRRQIKAKPAGAPPCGVTSATARRILQSLERMSSPLADAKRIPSTVSSPLSKSPDGSTLDLSHFQAPKKRLDSPLPPVQKLVIPAAALVSGSRSMSFRPSLTPGGLTQTPGGTPTRQSPLIPEAVAGPCQSTSSSLPTYPLSSTPATSSTGSGGGKMKRERTSTRPSSKRPEDEIAELPALPANTSISLPSFPKPVVTTTPVLVEPVINEVPPTTAPSTPPSTPFTFSSPIVMTTAASPPSLSPSSGFTFSAPVVKTGLSLSNGKMVTPVVAAVKHAASESMEEFEGPFKPAKILKQGSVLELLKGPGFAVPFTQTSPVPKAPQETPALSTTTTTPSLGDLFKAPTGSLDCDVCMVKNKPTATKYVACMTPHPNSTLAKTDSEQFTTLSGLEGSTTTTAAGFEALFTKSAGSWDCDTCLVQNKPQAVKCVACETAKPGTGVKATLTLHAFSEAKTLPAAAPLLGFGDKFKKPEGAWECDMCMVQNKAQDIKCVSCMSTKPGGTAATPSLTPAPVSTTPLLGFGAQFKKPDGAWECDVCCVQNKGADQACVACQTLKPGAKVEPKSFGSSSFGIQSLSDTGSGGFKFDMGASSDSASGSGGFKFGGTLSDSSSGGFKFGAAASSDTTSTDTSSSAGFKFGSSTEGFKFGASTASTPAADEGKTAEAPSMGAGFRFGISGGISFGTAAAASTESKPSDGGFFGLSKPTTTTSTLSLPVSTENDSGASTETTTTTAADPIFGKLAEPPALATPLGGSIFEESLEKDQDPFTIGKSEKEASMGSGFLFSAASKEAEASAPPGGFSFFMVDPSADQPKAPTFTFGKLADSETPAAKAPKPSFSFGQSATDTAASKPAFGFMATTTTSTSTTPAPRLFGPTSSTTPAPIPAPSTFLFGQSASSEATPAKSFLFGQSQDSLPAPAASLNPGPAQPFLFGSGPNTAAPSFAFGAAPLSTASSTAPSAAPAPFVFSPASSSGFGSGQAPTFGQGTSQPNAPAFGSPTPSPFPATASQPPAFGGKANSVPVFDQQANSTPAFGSSATPGGGFQFGGVSAFGTSSNSTGVFAFGGAPGGSPAPSATPSMAPQPSAPGGGFNFIGSTKSTTFTAAPAGQNSIARRKIKTAVRRKK
- the LOC115173993 gene encoding nuclear pore complex protein Nup153 isoform X2, with protein sequence MADTGGGKIRSRRYHIASKPYAKSKQQSGLISRVTDTVKSIVPSWMQKYFTNGETAEGGGAMLGEEPNSQAPPNGSEELDPLPDGWDSAEPATSNTEPSTSRVSLNFQDVLSRPPLNRSHLHFPSLDASPALGRPSSLFSQPSTSSAPFAGGPFAGASTSFSLVKEIKDNSSQHEDDNISTTSGFSSRASEKDVPNFKTTLLPQLCSLEMDRTHSGPQQSQSSLKKPAFNLSVFGTSSTVSVSQSSQSSTSTLSSSVLNASQLGDSPFYPGKTTYGGAAAVRTARSRTATPYQAPLRRQIKAKPAGAPPCGVTSATARRILQSLERMSSPLADAKRIPSTVSSPLSKSPDGSTLDLSHFQAPKKRLDSPLPPVQKLVIPAAALVSGSRSMSFRPSLTPGGLTQTPGGTPTRQSPLIPEAVAGPCQSTSSSLPTYPLSSTPATSSTGSGGGKMKRERTSTRPSSKRPEDEIAELPALPANTSISLPSFPKPVVTTTPVLVEPVINEVPPTTAPSTPPSTPFTFSSPIVMTTAASPPSLSPSSGFTFSAPVVKTGLSLSNGKMVTPVVAAVKHAASESMEEFEGPFKPAKILKQGSVLELLKGPGFAVPFTQTSPVPKAPQETPALSTTTTTPSLGDLFKAPTGSLDCDVCMVKNKPTATKYVACMTPHPNSTLAKTDSEQFTTLSGLEGSTTTTAAGFEALFTKSAGSWDCDTCLVQNKPQAVKCVACETAKPGTGVKATLTLHAFSEAKTLPAAAPLLGFGDKFKKPEGAWECDMCMVQNKAQDIKCVSCMSTKPGGTAATPSLTPAPVSTTPLLGFGAQFKKPDGAWECDVCCVQNKGADQACVACQTLKPGAKVEPKSFGSSSFGIQSLSDTGSGGFKFDMGASSDSASGSGGFKFGGTLSDSSSGGFKFGAAASSDTTSTDTSSSAGFKFGSSTEGFKFGASTASTPAADEGKTAEAPSMGAGFRFGISGGISFGTAAAASTESKPSDGGFFGLSKPTTTTSTLSLPVSTENDSGASTETTTTTAADPIFGKLAEPPALATPLGGSIFEESLEKDQDPFTIGKSEKEASMGSGFLFSAASKEAEASAPPGGFSFFMVDPSADQPKAPTFTFGKLADSETPAAKAPKPSFSFGQSATDTAASKPAFGFMATTTTSTSTTPAPRLFGPTSSTTPAPIPAPSTFLFGQSASSEATPAKSFLFGQSQDSLPAPAASLNPGPAQPFLFGSGPNTAAPSFAFGAAPLSTASSTAPSAAPAPFVFSPASSSGFGSGQAPTFGQGTSQPNAPAFGSPTPSPFPATASQPPAFGGKANSVPVFDQQANSTPAFGSSATPGGGFQFGGVSAFGTSSNSTGVFAFGGAPGGSPAPSATPSMAPQPSAPGGGFNFIGSTKSTTFTAAPAGQNSIARRKIKTAVRRKK
- the LOC115173993 gene encoding nuclear pore complex protein Nup153 isoform X1, with amino-acid sequence MADTGGGKIRSRRYHIASKPYAKSKQQQSGLISRVTDTVKSIVPSWMQKYFTNGETAEGGGAMLGEEPNSQAPPNGSEELDPLPDGWDSAEPATSNTEPSTSRVSLNFQDVLSRPPLNRSHLHFPSLDASPALGRPSSLFSQPSTSSAPFAGGPFAGASTSFSLVKEIKDNSSQHEDDNISTTSGFSSRASEKDVPNFKTTLLPQLCSLEMDRTHSGPQQSQSSLKKPAFNLSVFGTSSTVSVSQSSQSSTSTLSSSVLNASQLGDSPFYPGKTTYGGAAAVRTARSRTATPYQAPLRRQIKAKPAGAPPCGVTSATARRILQSLERMSSPLADAKRIPSTVSSPLSKSPDGSTLDLSHFQAPKKRLDSPLPPVQKLVIPAAALVSGSRSMSFRPSLTPGGLTQTPGGTPTRQSPLIPEAVAGPCQSTSSSLPTYPLSSTPATSSTGSGGGKMKRERTSTRPSSKRPEDEIAELPALPANTSISLPSFPKPVVTTTPVLVEPVINEVPPTTAPSTPPSTPFTFSSPIVMTTAASPPSLSPSSGFTFSAPVVKTGLSLSNGKMVTPVVAAVKHAASESMEEFEGPFKPAKILKQGSVLELLKGPGFAVPFTQTSPVPKAPQETPALSTTTTTPSLGDLFKAPTGSLDCDVCMVKNKPTATKYVACMTPHPNSTLAKTDSEQFTTLSGLEGSTTTTAAGFEALFTKSAGSWDCDTCLVQNKPQAVKCVACETAKPGTGVKATLTLHAFSEAKTLPAAAPLLGFGDKFKKPEGAWECDMCMVQNKAQDIKCVSCMSTKPGGTAATPSLTPAPVSTTPLLGFGAQFKKPDGAWECDVCCVQNKGADQACVACQTLKPGAKVEPKSFGSSSFGIQSLSDTGSGGFKFDMGASSDSASGSGGFKFGGTLSDSSSGGFKFGAAASSDTTSTDTSSSAGFKFGSSTEGFKFGASTASTPAADEGKTAEAPSMGAGFRFGISGGISFGTAAAASTESKPSDGGFFGLSKPTTTTSTLSLPVSTENDSGASTETTTTTAADPIFGKLAEPPALATPLGGSIFEESLEKDQDPFTIGKSEKEASMGSGFLFSAASKEAEASAPPGGFSFFMVDPSADQPKAPTFTFGKLADSETPAAKAPKPSFSFGQSATDTAASKPAFGFMATTTTSTSTTPAPRLFGPTSSTTPAPIPAPSTFLFGQSASSEATPAKSFLFGQSQDSLPAPAASLNPGPAQPFLFGSGPNTAAPSFAFGAAPLSTASSTAPSAAPAPFVFSPASSSGFGSGQAPTFGQGTSQPNAPAFGSPTPSPFPATASQPPAFGGKANSVPVFDQQANSTPAFGSSATPGGGFQFGGVSAFGTSSNSTGVFAFGGAPGGSPAPSATPSMAPQPSAPGGGFNFIGSTKSTTFTAAPAGQNSIARRKIKTAVRRKK
- the LOC115173993 gene encoding nuclear pore complex protein Nup153 isoform X4 yields the protein MADTGGGKIRSRRYHIASKPYAKSKQQSGLISRVTDTVKSIVPSWMQKYFTNGETAEGGGAMLGEEPNSQAPPNGSEELDPLPDGWDSAEPATSNTEPSTSRVSLNFQDVLSRPPLNRSHLHFPSLDASPALGRPSSLFSQPSTSSAPFAGGPFAGASTSFSLVKEIKDNSSQHEDDNISTTSGFSSRASEKDVPNFKTTLLPQLCSLEMDRTHSGPQQSQSSLKKPAFNLSVFGTSSTSTLSSSVLNASQLGDSPFYPGKTTYGGAAAVRTARSRTATPYQAPLRRQIKAKPAGAPPCGVTSATARRILQSLERMSSPLADAKRIPSTVSSPLSKSPDGSTLDLSHFQAPKKRLDSPLPPVQKLVIPAAALVSGSRSMSFRPSLTPGGLTQTPGGTPTRQSPLIPEAVAGPCQSTSSSLPTYPLSSTPATSSTGSGGGKMKRERTSTRPSSKRPEDEIAELPALPANTSISLPSFPKPVVTTTPVLVEPVINEVPPTTAPSTPPSTPFTFSSPIVMTTAASPPSLSPSSGFTFSAPVVKTGLSLSNGKMVTPVVAAVKHAASESMEEFEGPFKPAKILKQGSVLELLKGPGFAVPFTQTSPVPKAPQETPALSTTTTTPSLGDLFKAPTGSLDCDVCMVKNKPTATKYVACMTPHPNSTLAKTDSEQFTTLSGLEGSTTTTAAGFEALFTKSAGSWDCDTCLVQNKPQAVKCVACETAKPGTGVKATLTLHAFSEAKTLPAAAPLLGFGDKFKKPEGAWECDMCMVQNKAQDIKCVSCMSTKPGGTAATPSLTPAPVSTTPLLGFGAQFKKPDGAWECDVCCVQNKGADQACVACQTLKPGAKVEPKSFGSSSFGIQSLSDTGSGGFKFDMGASSDSASGSGGFKFGGTLSDSSSGGFKFGAAASSDTTSTDTSSSAGFKFGSSTEGFKFGASTASTPAADEGKTAEAPSMGAGFRFGISGGISFGTAAAASTESKPSDGGFFGLSKPTTTTSTLSLPVSTENDSGASTETTTTTAADPIFGKLAEPPALATPLGGSIFEESLEKDQDPFTIGKSEKEASMGSGFLFSAASKEAEASAPPGGFSFFMVDPSADQPKAPTFTFGKLADSETPAAKAPKPSFSFGQSATDTAASKPAFGFMATTTTSTSTTPAPRLFGPTSSTTPAPIPAPSTFLFGQSASSEATPAKSFLFGQSQDSLPAPAASLNPGPAQPFLFGSGPNTAAPSFAFGAAPLSTASSTAPSAAPAPFVFSPASSSGFGSGQAPTFGQGTSQPNAPAFGSPTPSPFPATASQPPAFGGKANSVPVFDQQANSTPAFGSSATPGGGFQFGGVSAFGTSSNSTGVFAFGGAPGGSPAPSATPSMAPQPSAPGGGFNFIGSTKSTTFTAAPAGQNSIARRKIKTAVRRKK